In Xenorhabdus nematophila ATCC 19061, one DNA window encodes the following:
- a CDS encoding M48 family metalloprotease — protein sequence MKMKALVAVAVSAVILTGCNNLNQGMLASSGMQLFKAATLSDADVKQLTNQTCRDMDAQNKIAPASSQYAKRLSKIAKALGNEVDGTQVNYKVYLTDDVNAWAMANGCVRVYSGLMDMMNDNEVEGILGHEMGHVALGHSRKAMQVAYAAVAARTAAASAGGVAAQLSDSQLAELGQKLINSQFSQHQESQADDFSYDLMKKRGIKTEGLATGFEKLAKLGSNETSMFDSHPPSKERAQHIHNRISADKK from the coding sequence ATGAAAATGAAAGCTCTTGTTGCAGTCGCTGTTTCGGCTGTGATTCTGACAGGTTGTAACAACCTAAATCAAGGGATGCTGGCTAGCTCCGGAATGCAATTATTCAAGGCGGCGACGTTGAGTGATGCTGATGTCAAACAGTTAACTAACCAAACTTGTCGAGATATGGATGCACAAAATAAAATTGCGCCGGCATCCAGCCAATACGCTAAGCGTCTGAGCAAAATCGCCAAAGCATTGGGTAATGAAGTTGACGGAACACAAGTTAATTATAAAGTCTACCTGACTGATGATGTGAACGCATGGGCAATGGCTAACGGATGCGTGCGCGTATACAGCGGCCTGATGGACATGATGAACGACAACGAAGTTGAAGGCATTCTGGGCCATGAAATGGGGCACGTTGCACTGGGTCATAGCCGTAAAGCAATGCAGGTTGCTTATGCCGCAGTTGCTGCACGTACCGCAGCAGCATCAGCCGGTGGTGTAGCGGCACAGTTGAGTGATTCTCAACTGGCAGAATTGGGACAAAAATTGATCAATTCTCAGTTCTCACAGCATCAGGAAAGTCAGGCTGATGATTTCTCTTATGATCTAATGAAAAAACGCGGGATCAAAACGGAAGGTTTAGCAACCGGCTTCGAAAAACTGGCTAAGCTGGGCAGTAATGAAACAAGCATGTTTGATTCACACCCACCTTCAAAGGAACGTGCTCAACACATCCATAATCGTATTTCGGCAGATAAGAAATAA
- a CDS encoding Ail/Lom family outer membrane beta-barrel protein: MKKTLLVSAIVAGLSISSFTANANGKHTISLGYAQTNTKLKVMANNEKPSKDPRGLNLKYRYEINDQWGVIGSVTQTKLNLYYAPNRVDKRGRNADEDITYRSLMAGSTYRFNDYISTYALIGAASIADHQKTPVNQNEKKTALAYGAGLQFNPISNVAVDVSYEYSHLKQAKAGTWTVGIGYHF, encoded by the coding sequence ATGAAAAAAACACTACTGGTCTCAGCGATTGTTGCTGGATTATCTATTTCTTCATTTACTGCAAACGCAAACGGGAAACACACCATTTCACTCGGCTACGCTCAAACCAATACGAAGCTGAAAGTGATGGCAAACAATGAAAAGCCGTCTAAAGATCCAAGGGGTCTTAACCTGAAATACCGTTATGAGATTAACGATCAGTGGGGGGTTATCGGCTCAGTCACGCAAACCAAGCTAAATCTTTACTATGCACCTAACCGGGTAGATAAAAGAGGCCGTAATGCTGACGAAGATATTACTTATCGTTCATTGATGGCAGGTTCGACATATCGCTTTAACGATTACATCAGTACCTATGCTTTGATTGGTGCAGCGAGCATTGCAGATCACCAGAAAACACCTGTAAACCAGAACGAAAAGAAAACAGCTCTTGCCTACGGTGCAGGTTTACAGTTTAACCCAATATCTAATGTGGCGGTTGATGTCTCTTACGAATATTCACATTTGAAACAGGCTAAAGCGGGAACATGGACAGTTGGTATTGGTTATCATTTCTAA
- the panP gene encoding pyridoxal-dependent aspartate 1-decarboxylase PanP: protein MKEIAFISKIESALNQGGLVILKRQTMLHFLDSLNRDEADKMTPDTSCVNEQEWQALLNQFISHVDGEKLLELETGIAGDPVTYCRRELNKPVCELTELEKLFSCVTIPEFPVETESYVRHLGEDVFNQVVPVSSPAFVGHMTSALPNHLPALSKILTALNQNLVKLETSHVLTALERQVLGMMHKLVYHRDDDFYHQWLHNGDHALATFCSGGTLANLTAMWACRNKLMPAEGDFAGLAREGLARGLLHYGYNGLAILVSELGHYSLKKTVDVLGLGQDALVKVDTDRNGRICIDDLRVQLQSLRERNIKPMAIVGIAGTTETGAIDPLDVLADIAEREQCHFHVDAAWGGASLLSERYRHLFAGIERADTVTIDAHKQMYVPMGAGMVLFRQPTLSDAIAQHANYIVRKGSKDLGRHTLEGSRSAMSLMLHSNFHLLGRRGLGHLIDAGIEKAQQFADLIRQQEDFELISEPQLCLLTYRYVSQEMLQTLREGSETVKQKLYEALNALNQSIQTMQWTAGHSFVSRTCLRPPQWARQPTIVFRVVLANPLTTLEILENMLQEQRQLAQQSPYWQALQDLFPIKYDS, encoded by the coding sequence ATGAAGGAAATAGCCTTTATCAGTAAAATAGAATCCGCCCTGAACCAGGGCGGATTAGTGATTTTAAAGAGGCAAACTATGCTGCATTTTCTTGACAGTCTGAATCGCGACGAGGCAGATAAAATGACGCCTGACACTTCTTGCGTAAATGAGCAGGAATGGCAAGCGCTTCTCAACCAATTTATTTCCCATGTTGATGGGGAAAAACTCCTCGAACTGGAAACAGGCATTGCTGGTGACCCTGTTACTTATTGTCGCCGCGAGTTAAACAAGCCAGTATGTGAACTGACTGAGCTTGAAAAACTATTTTCTTGCGTGACTATTCCGGAATTTCCGGTGGAAACTGAGAGTTATGTCCGGCATTTGGGCGAAGACGTTTTCAATCAGGTCGTCCCCGTCTCCTCGCCCGCTTTTGTTGGCCACATGACATCTGCCCTTCCCAACCATTTACCTGCACTCAGCAAAATATTGACGGCATTAAATCAAAATCTGGTCAAATTAGAGACATCACATGTTTTAACCGCACTGGAACGTCAGGTGCTGGGCATGATGCACAAGCTGGTTTATCACCGTGATGATGATTTTTATCATCAGTGGCTTCATAACGGCGATCATGCTCTGGCGACTTTCTGTTCCGGAGGAACACTGGCTAATCTGACCGCCATGTGGGCATGTCGAAATAAACTTATGCCAGCCGAGGGTGATTTTGCCGGTCTCGCCCGTGAAGGACTAGCCAGAGGATTACTGCATTATGGTTACAATGGATTAGCCATTCTGGTGTCAGAACTGGGACACTATTCACTGAAAAAAACCGTAGACGTACTTGGATTGGGACAAGATGCGCTGGTAAAAGTCGATACTGACCGAAATGGACGGATCTGCATTGATGACCTGCGGGTACAATTACAGAGCCTGCGCGAACGCAATATCAAACCGATGGCGATTGTCGGGATTGCCGGTACAACTGAAACCGGGGCTATCGATCCGCTGGACGTTCTGGCGGATATCGCTGAGCGGGAGCAATGTCATTTCCATGTTGATGCTGCTTGGGGAGGTGCCAGTTTACTGTCAGAACGCTATCGGCATTTATTCGCGGGTATCGAACGCGCCGATACCGTCACAATTGATGCCCACAAGCAAATGTACGTTCCCATGGGTGCGGGCATGGTACTGTTCCGCCAGCCTACCCTGAGCGACGCCATCGCTCAACATGCTAATTATATTGTACGCAAGGGGTCAAAAGATCTGGGGCGCCATACACTGGAAGGCTCACGTAGCGCAATGTCACTCATGCTACACAGTAATTTCCATCTGTTGGGCAGACGGGGATTGGGGCATCTGATAGACGCCGGCATTGAGAAAGCGCAACAATTTGCGGATCTCATTCGTCAACAAGAAGATTTTGAATTAATCAGCGAACCCCAGCTTTGTCTGTTGACTTACCGGTATGTGTCTCAGGAAATGTTACAGACGCTCCGTGAAGGATCTGAAACCGTAAAACAAAAACTGTATGAAGCACTTAACGCACTTAATCAAAGTATCCAGACCATGCAATGGACTGCCGGGCATTCCTTTGTCTCACGCACCTGTCTCCGACCACCACAATGGGCTAGACAACCTACCATTGTTTTTCGTGTTGTGCTGGCCAATCCACTGACCACATTGGAAATACTTGAGAATATGCTGCAAGAACAACGCCAGTTGGCACAACAAAGCCCCTATTGGCAGGCACTACAAGACTTATTCCCAATAAAGTACGATTCGTAA